A section of the Engystomops pustulosus chromosome 3, aEngPut4.maternal, whole genome shotgun sequence genome encodes:
- the CLU gene encoding clusterin, producing MKPLALLPLLVLISVTEALLPPENLKQISEDGRRYIAAQFENALSGVRQMKILMDQTGQEHQEILRSLEETKRNKEEALRSAQVYEQRLSDAQEICNDTVLALWEECKPCLKQSCVRFYSKTCRSGSGLVGRQFEEFLNQSSPLSISMNGDKMDSLSRQDEQQHMSLEDLEDGYSMVEDSVDELFQHSIKAFAQMKPFVSSPFQQSFSAPLWGPFPFERLNFPFTRHTRRERSALFDPFFSGNFESLFEAAKKMMERHSQLAEQGAEGRGNSTDDKMVCRELRRNSAGCLRMKEKCEKCKEILAIDCTRSDQMQGNLKETFEESIRLSETFTRQYEDLLQRFREKMLNTTTVLEDLSEQYGWVSKLANLTQSDKGGIFQVSTASSSIGGEPSETTVTVNLFDSEPFTFSVPGHIHMEDPKFAELVAEEALKRFKKEVIEAA from the exons ATGAAGCCGCTCGCCCTCCTCCCGCTCCTTGTCCTGATCAGTGTCACAGAGGCGCTGCTCCCCCCCGAAAACCTGAAAC AGATCTCGGAGGACGGCAGGAGGTACATCGCCGCACAGTTCGAGAATGCGCTGAGCGGGGTGAGACAGATGAAGATCCTCATGGACCAGACTGGACAGGAGCACCAGGAGATCCTGCGCTCCCTGGAGGAGACCAAGAGGAACAAGGAG GAAGCCCTCAGATCTGCGCAGGTGTATGAGCAGCGCCTCTCGGACGCTCAGGAGATTTGTAATGACACGGTGCTGGCGCTGTGGGAGGAGTGTAAACCCTGCTTAAAGCAGAGCTGCGTCCGCTTCTACTCCAAGACGTGCCGCAGCGGCTCCGGCCTGGTAGGACGTCAG TTTGAGGAGTTCCTGAACCAGTCGTCTCCATTGTCCATATCCATGAATGGAGACAAGATGGACTCCCTGAGCCGCCAGGACGAGCAGCAGCACATGagcctggaggacctggaggacggCTACAGCATGGTGGAGGACAGCGTGGACGAGCTCTTCCAGCACAGCATCAAAGCCTTCGCCCAGATGAAGCCCTTCGTCTCTAGTCCCTTCCAGCAGTCATTTAGCGCCCCCTTGTGGGGTCCCTTCCCGTTTGAGAGACTCAACTTCCCCTTCACCCGCCACACCCGCAGGGAGCGCTCTGCCCTCTTTGACCCGTTTTTCTCCGGTAACTTTGAGTCGCTGTTTGAAGCCGCAAAGAAGATGATGGAGAGGCACAGCCAGCTGGCGGAGCAGGGGGCAGAGGGGAGAG GGAATTCCACAGATGACAAGATGGTCTGCCGGGAACTGAGGAGGAACTCTGCCGGATGCCTGAGGATGAAGGAGAAGTGCGAGAAGTGCAAGGAGATCCTGGCCATCG ACTGCACCAGGAGTGACCAAATGCAAGGAAACCTAAAGGAGACGTTTGAGGAGTCCATCCGTCTCTCCGAGACGTTCACCAGGCAGTACGAGGACCTGCTGCAGAGGTTCAGAGAGAAGATGCTCAATACCACCACAGTATTAGAGGACCTGAGTGAGCAGTATGGATGGGTGTCTAAGCTGGCCAACCTCACCCAGAGCGATAAGGGAGGGATATTCCAAGTATCAACA GCATCCTCCAGTATTGGGGGGGAGCCCTCTGAGACCACTGTTACGGTGAATCTATTTGATTCTGAGCCTTTCACCTTCTCTGTCCCGGGCCACATCCACATGGAGGATCCTAAATTTGCTGAACTTGTAGCTGAAGAGGCTTTGAAGAGATTCAAGAAAGAAGTCAT TGAGGCCGCCTGA